The Caulifigura coniformis genome includes a region encoding these proteins:
- a CDS encoding beta-ketoacyl-[acyl-carrier-protein] synthase family protein produces the protein MRRRVVVTGMGCVSPVGQSPAEAWKQAREGCSGVGPITRFETAGLPTRIAAEVAGFDLGDWIDPRLLPSFAKCGPNIQYGVAAAVQAVRDAGLEVEKQVDPTRFGVYLGSGEGAQDFHLMMTVITESMDANDVCDLRRFIELGLQRLDPEIELHQEPNMLAARLAGLFHARGPNVNSLTACAASTQAIGEATELIRDGSADMMLAGGSHSMIHPFGVTGFCLLTALSKRNDDPTQASRPFDRDRDGFVLGEGAAMLVLEEFEAARKRGAKIYGEVRGYGATSDAYRITDIPPDGNGMARAMQLSLQDARLNPGDLDYINAHGTSTKTNDKVETVALKTALGEAVRAIPVSSTKGSTGHLVAACGALEAMFCLKAISDGLVPPTANYESPDPDCDLDYVPREPRERKLRTVMTNNSGFGGQNASLIFSALGDSAGR, from the coding sequence ATGCGTCGTCGCGTCGTGGTTACTGGAATGGGTTGCGTGTCGCCGGTCGGTCAATCGCCGGCAGAGGCCTGGAAACAGGCTCGGGAGGGGTGCTCGGGCGTGGGGCCGATCACGCGGTTCGAGACGGCCGGATTGCCGACACGGATCGCCGCGGAGGTCGCCGGGTTTGATCTGGGCGACTGGATTGATCCGCGGCTGTTGCCTTCGTTCGCGAAGTGCGGCCCGAACATCCAGTACGGAGTTGCCGCCGCGGTGCAGGCGGTCCGTGATGCCGGGCTGGAGGTTGAGAAGCAGGTCGATCCGACTCGATTCGGAGTGTACCTGGGATCGGGAGAGGGGGCCCAGGACTTTCACCTGATGATGACCGTCATTACCGAGTCGATGGACGCGAACGATGTGTGCGACCTCCGGCGATTCATCGAACTGGGACTTCAGCGGCTCGACCCGGAGATCGAACTGCACCAGGAGCCAAACATGCTGGCCGCGCGGCTGGCCGGCCTGTTTCATGCCCGGGGGCCGAACGTCAATTCCCTGACGGCCTGCGCCGCTTCGACCCAGGCGATTGGCGAAGCCACTGAACTGATCCGTGATGGCTCGGCGGACATGATGCTCGCAGGCGGCTCCCACAGCATGATCCATCCGTTCGGGGTCACCGGCTTCTGCCTGCTGACAGCGCTTTCCAAACGGAACGACGACCCGACGCAGGCGTCGCGGCCCTTCGACCGGGATCGGGACGGGTTCGTTCTCGGCGAGGGGGCGGCCATGCTCGTATTGGAGGAGTTCGAAGCGGCCCGGAAACGCGGAGCGAAGATCTACGGCGAGGTGCGGGGCTACGGGGCGACGTCGGATGCTTATCGGATCACTGATATCCCGCCAGATGGCAATGGGATGGCCCGGGCGATGCAGCTGTCGCTGCAGGATGCGCGACTGAATCCGGGTGATCTCGATTACATCAATGCGCACGGAACCAGCACGAAGACGAACGACAAGGTGGAGACTGTCGCTCTGAAGACTGCCCTGGGGGAGGCCGTGCGGGCGATTCCCGTTTCGAGTACGAAGGGTTCAACCGGTCATCTCGTGGCGGCGTGCGGGGCGCTCGAGGCGATGTTCTGTTTGAAGGCAATTTCGGACGGCCTGGTCCCGCCAACGGCCAACTATGAATCGCCCGACCCGGACTGCGATCTGGACTATGTTCCGCGGGAGCCACGCGAGCGGAAACTCCGCACCGTCATGACGAACAACTCGGGCTTCGGGGGGCAGAACGCGTCGCTCATCTTCTCGGCCCTGGGGGATTCGGCCGGGCGATGA